The Silene latifolia isolate original U9 population chromosome 4, ASM4854445v1, whole genome shotgun sequence region TATTATAAGCTCAAAAATCGGCATTACATAAATTACTTCGTTTCTATGAACCGAACTCCTATTAAGTCACTCTTTACAAAATATAACCGATTTCTTTATACAGACAACAAATTGCTGCTTCAGGTATACATCATTTCTAACCTACATGACTTCATCTCGAGCAACCTTGCTCACACATTCTTACAAACACTACTTCTTTCCTTCCATGCAATCGATTGATTTTAATTCAATGTGCCAACCATCTCACAACAaacaaacccacaaactaatttAGGCCCCGTTAAACCCAAAAGAATACTCATTTGCCCACTCAAACATCAAAATCTAGCTACTCATTACATTGTCGGGCCTCTTGATAATCTCATTATGAGACCGTCACATAACAGAATTTGTTAATAACAAAATGCTTACACTAACTCAGAACAAACGAAAACGACAGAGATGCATTCACTGATATCTCTCTTAATCTTCAAAATTAAAACCAACAACTTGCTTCAATCAGCACAAAGCTTACAAAATTATCAACTACATTCCGCTACTCATCCAACAAAACCCTAATAATCCCAAACTACTCTCACAATTTCCCCAAAATTcatgaaaattatttaattaaaCAACACTCACAATCACTTGCAAGGTTTCTCATTGCTTCAAAAAGTTTGGTAATTGCAGCATTCTTTATAATTTGTGCATCTTCGGACAACCTGCAGAGAAGCTCTAGTTCTTGGAACATCAAAAAGGGCTCTCAAGCTCTCAAGGTCATAAAGATGAAAACTTACTCGGTACCAATCATTTAATtactttttattctttgtgaaaggtatcaaaggtaaacaaatgaatgagacgggTGGACTAATTAACTAAGAACACATTAAAATTACCAAGAGCAACAACAAACAACGTCTAAATAGTTATTTACAGCAGCAGATAGCACAACAACCGCATCAAAACCCAACAGAGATTCAGCAAACACCGGACCGCAAGGGTTTTAACAATCATCAGCAGCAAATTCAACAATATTCGAACAACTCTTTAGCATAACGCCATAAAAATTCCAGAAATCACAGAGAAAATTAAGTAACTGGGACCCGTTTAAGAACAATAACCTCAATCAGCAAACATTGGTCATAAATCAACTATATTAACTTGAAATTAGCAGTAATAAAATGAGCAAAATTGTACCAGCAATTTTTTGAAGCTCAGCGGCCGCGAAGGAGATGATAAACCCGATGAAAGTTTCAAAATTTCccttaaaatcaagtaaagaagtcCAAAATCAACCTTGAGATGTCGAAATTTGAAAATATGCAAACCCTAGAATTTGAAAGCGGGGGTTTAGAGCCAAAGCCTTCTCCAACAACTACAAATTAAGCACACACAAAGTCAAagtaaactaacatacaactacaATTCGCATGAGCACGATACATTTGATGAATATATAACGTAAGCATTGCACAGAAAGTCTGCGTTGTGTACCAAATGCGAAAAAATCATTTCCTAAATGTGTGAAATAGCTATAAATAATtaaaaactgaaataaaaatTGAACATGGCATCATACCTGTGAAGTCGAATGATGAAATTGTTCTTGCTAAGCTGATTGCAATTCAAGCAATCTACCATATGCAATCACCTGTTTCTAAATGTACCTGCATGCAGAATCCAGAAATCAGAAACGTTGTCATTTATTTACCGTGTTTTGCAAATATCTGCGCAACTGATGCACATTTCATCCAGACAAGAAGTGCCAGTGATTATCTGTTGGAAGATGTTCCTTAATTTTCTCAAGTCTTTTTAGTATGTCTAAGAATGAAGGCCTCTGGTTCATGTCAGCAGCCCAGCACTGCTCAACTAACCTATATAGAAGAAAAAACTACAAATCAGACTCGATAAACCGCAACTCAAACAGTTACATGATGCAATGTGAAATCTTGAATGGCTTTGTTTAGTGGTTAGTTTTCTAGTCGAGTAATACGGAATTTGTAACAACATTCCAAGACTGAAGGCCTCTTCTTGTAGTATTGGCTCAAAGGCATGTAATACGGAATTTCGCTTTCTTAAGCACTACATGTAAGAGTGAGGAGTATCAAATATCTACTTGTATAAAATAGTGAACATTCAACTTACTCTCTGAGTTCAGGGATAAATCCCTTGGTCCTAAAATTAGGACGATGACCTTCTGCTACATATTTTGCTGCCTCGTAAGGTTCATAACTTGACATTGGGGGGTCTCCCTCAAGCATCTGAGAAATTACAAAACGATGAGGAATAGAATTGAACGGGACTCAGTTACCACTCCAAAATCATGAATATGAGCTTACCTCGTATAATATCATGGCAAAAGAGAAAATATCAACTTTTTTGTCATATTTCCGATGCTTAAATACTTCAGGAGCCATATAACGATCTGTAATCACAAACAATAGTGAGTACAGGTCAAGAATACAGTCCCATTCAGTTCAGAAGTAAGATAACCACTTAC contains the following coding sequences:
- the LOC141652339 gene encoding serine/threonine-protein kinase VIK-like yields the protein MTGETGSYRYMAPEVFKHRKYDKKVDIFSFAMILYEMLEGDPPMSSYEPYEAAKYVAEGHRPNFRTKGFIPELRELVEQCWAADMNQRPSFLDILKRLEKIKEHLPTDNHWHFLSG